A genomic stretch from Phaeodactylum tricornutum CCAP 1055/1 chromosome 22, whole genome shotgun sequence includes:
- a CDS encoding predicted protein, which yields MGKQRNRKAKPLKSILPDCLDPIDESIEGSESSSIHSENSEPGVDYLKPGKETAQHTQKDSNQPEITKQLDEEKQKYCDNPSFRSAGIVSGELIKQELLVAPFFLQGTPSRFEENLHSTEESGSVTPSIPNIRNEPVNSDITKHTVLASMITPTENVSNKSILAVVRDDSSAPLFNYDDDFDTDAVDPETEEEQLTWRMDPSKSLSDWKIKVTNKETRQNELYHVHKNLLAVGPKKSEYFVRIFRTNNRLDVGTSTTDIFMESVAAHVIPQWLDFLYSPDDELVIDTQSATGLRHLAQFFGMRSMHKKAMEFIVQDLSMTNVIVYYKDSVVLADDKISELAANHCSNNILSIDSKHELLTTVDPFFFRRLMTGPEIDSRKKQYHISSLLAEYCALNSNVLDEQSFERLTDEKYLPLVDRNAALTLLELEADLVLINSSEEEKSELTSLQLRCIKDLTLYWQELEVMEHDRIMRVCRKLPSTVVADLLVKSLTQAKKKVDEVEAQSAAQTAAVKLTRSGSAKSLASEENSKTDYRDMSSKSDNGKMKEVRKEYDAKMSSLKREHQKSIDKIQRDFESKLLKLRDICVEKDKHIANYWDELKRFQRLPNQPEGKIIPSGLMAKATKMPEIGNQPPDGYLLVGKGKTPSKYPVFFYNGDQV from the coding sequence ATGGGCAAACAAAGGAATCGCAAAGCAAAGCCTCTCAAATCAATACTACCTGATTGTCTCGATCCGATTGACGAATCAATTGAGGGATCAGAGTCATCGTCCATTCATTCGGAGAATTCGGAACCTGGAGTAGACTATTTAAAACCAGGAAAGGAGACGGCTCAACATACGCAAAAAGATAGCAACCAGCCAGAGATCACTAAACAGTTGGACGAAGAAAAACAGAAGTATTGTGATAATCCTAGCTTTCGTTCTGCAGGCATTGTGTCAGGCGAACTCATAAAACAAGAACTTTTAGTAGCACCTTTCTTTCTACAGGGGACTCCTTCACGATTCGAAGAGAATTTACACTCAACGGAAGAATCAGGTTCTGTTACTCCAAGTATTCCGAACATCAGGAACGAGCCTGTAAACAGCGATATCACGAAACATACTGTTCTCGCAAGTATGATCACTCCGACGGAAAACGTCTCGAACAAATCTATTTTAGCGGTTGTCCGCGACGACTCCTCAGCCCCTTTGTTCAACTatgacgacgacttcgaCACCGACGCTGTCGACcccgaaacggaagaagagcaGTTGACCTGGCGGATGGACCCGTCCAAGAGCTTGAGTGACTGGAAAATCAAGGTAACCAACAAGGAGACACGGCAGAACGAATTATATCACGTTCACAAAAATTTACTTGCTGTTGGGCCCAAAAAATCTGAGTACTTCGTCCGTATTTTTCGAACCAATAATCGTCTTGATGTGGGAACCAGTACCACCGACATCTTTATGGAGAGCGTGGCTGCCCACGTGATTCCACAATGGCTGGACTTTCTCTATTCGCCCGACGATGAGCTGGTCATTGACACACAAAGTGCAACTGGCCTCCGTCATCTGGCTCAGTTCTTCGGAATGCGTTCCATGCACAAGAAGGCCATGGAGTTCATCGTACAAGATTTGTCCATGACAAACGTGATTGTCTACTACAAGGATAGTGTTGTACTAGCGGATGACAAGATTTCCGAGCTTGCTGCCAACCATTGTAGCAACAACATACTATCAATTGATAGCAAGCACGAGCTACTCACGACGGTCGAccctttcttcttccgaagatTGATGACAGGTCCAGAGATAGACAGTAGAAAGAAGCAATATCATATCAGTTCTCTCCTGGCTGAGTACTGCGCACTGAATTCGAACGTACTTGATGAACAGTCATTTGAACGATTGACGGATGAGAAATATTTGCCACTCGTGGACCGAAATGCTGCGTTGACTTTATTGGAATTGGAGGCTGATCTTGTGTTAATCAattcttctgaagaagagaaaagcGAGTTGACGAGTTTACAATTAAGGTGCATCAAGGACTTGACGCTGTATTGGCAAGAGCTAGAGGTTATGGAACATGATAGGATTATGCGTGTTTGTCGCAAATTACCATCCACAGTTGTTGCTGACCTTTTGGTCAAATCGCTAACCCaggccaaaaagaaagtTGATGAGGTTGAAGCTCAGTCTGCAGCTCAGACAGCAGCGGTAAAGCTAACGCGATCAGGATCGGCGAAATCTCTTGCCTCAGaagaaaacagcaaaacGGATTATAGAGACATGTCTTCAAAATCAGACAATGGAAAAATGAAGGAAGTTCGTAAAGAGTACGACGCCAAGATGTCGAGTCTGAAACGAGAACATCAAAAATCAATCGACAAGATCCAGCGAGACTTTGAAAGCAAGCTTTTGAAGCTCCGAGATATTTGTGTTGAAAAAGATAAACACATCGCAAACTACTGGGACGAGCTAAAGCGTTTTCAGCGTTTGCCAAACCAGCCTGAAGGAAAGATCATTCCGTCTGGTCTAATGGCAAAAGCGACCAAGATGCCGGAAATTGGGAATCAGCCACCAGATGGATATTTGCTCGTCGGAAAGGGCAAAACTCCATCAAAATACCCTGTATTCTTCTACAACGGCGATCAAGTCTAA
- a CDS encoding predicted protein — translation MSQAKVLYIHVTGLSAEILKNLVLAGIRAVLCDPRPYPDAVVASPNFLLPCADRNFTDGQSNPKKQKYLTVAEAMQPVVEELNPLLGSCEISPTSVDELSDKYVSQFSIVIASQLPKTDARRIAKATTNAGGKFFLADTFGMMGACALDLGSKHIYRPEIGKTLLDPTPLRRYISLDEVLDCPLDHATNRFHKTPPPAWVQYRCLLEYGDKNKSWPSELSAEVFFEQTRSWIKETAPSLLENELLSETSLRALAKVATSEVAPVCSVLGGIIGNEVIKAISGKGEPANNAVLFDGTTCKAWGFLVDPL, via the coding sequence ATGAGCCAAGCGAAGGTCTTGTACATTCACGTGACGGGACTTTCGGCAGAAATCCTGAAGAATCTAGTCTTGGCAGGAATTCGGGCGGTGCTGTGCGATCCTCGGCCATATCCCGATGCTGTCGTCGCGTCTCCCAACTTTTTGCTACCTTGCGCCGATCGAAATTTTACTGACGGTCAGTCAAACCCCAAAAAGCAGAAATATCTGACGGTCGCGGAAGCCATGCAACCTGTGGTTGAAGAGCTTAATCCACTATTAGGCTCGTGTGAAATTTCGCCGACCTCTGTCGATGAGCTGTCCGATAAGTATGTCTCACAGTTTAGCATCGTGATCGCATCGCAACTTCCGAAAACGGACGCCCGACGCATTGCGAAAGCTACGACAAATGCGGGAGGCAAATTTTTCTTGGCCGATACCTTTGGTATGATGGGAGCTTGCGCCTTGGATTTGGGTAGCAAGCATATTTATAGACCGGAAATTGGCAAAACCTTGCTTGACCCAACTCCACTAAGAAGATACATCTCCTTAGATGAAGTGCTTGATTGTCCGTTAGACCATGCTACGAACCGCTTTCATAAAACACCTCCACCTGCATGGGTACAGTACCGCTGTTTGTTGGAATACGgggacaaaaacaaaagcTGGCCATCAGAACTGTCCGCCGAAGTTTTTTTCGAGCAGACACGTTCATGGATCAAAGAAACTGCTCCATCTTTACTCGAGAATGAGCTGTTGTCGGAGACATCTCTAAGAGCACTTGCAAAAGTCGCGACAAGCGAAGTGGCTCCAGTTTGCTCTGTTTTGGGAGGAATTATTGGAAACGAGGTCATCAAGGCGATCAGTGGGAAAGGAGAACCAGCCAACAATGCCGTATTGTTCGACGGGACTACGTGCAAGGCGTGGGGCTTTCTTGTAGATCCACTGTAG
- a CDS encoding predicted protein, whose amino-acid sequence MKSAIVSFLAGLWKEEEESERMQIQAVPGLMTLLDVALYRTVEGQLTATIHASHQILEAWLDVKRQAVTVLQALRKELDLNATRRIQLDGFARTALDAACDAVERLTTDKLAQTANLSDPFPQQGTSGNAGSGINHHYSHSISANLSHLDESSRNDTGRRIPMRQRGKDCWESPRLHCPDYVWAEDFSQACHRLIKHLYKHPFLGDDPVETSTVLANAPRKSFLMSADTEHEAQILVRLLKTDIPVRLYQFRASMEADSVVSKRLYLVKCEYRAPFRAFLEAHQSVQRAPSLELVGEYTSGSNRKVATRREEAKERLSKLLETPCLVKSLALEQEIENSELEIAKILYPFCELARYVEHKNARLRSTSGLVDEDNVIELQDLLRRLKGLLCRRTTLSTETSAGIRPLLLDLQCLPRDEDGFTPYQTPTAERVAQRATELVNELQILSKISQKRHVFATEGKHELDLRPSISRGCNDLDGELLHALIVDWFSMVHRQHEVIGETDFQELAEKLRHAEMQMSLAVATNQSLAAVRDRLNLIHKDREMKFQVLKETLEDLSLREMNLDIEVSSPDRHRMLSLQPTSALGVFGQAMQLAGEALPIG is encoded by the coding sequence ATGAAGAGTGCGATTGTTTCCTTCCTCGCGGGATtatggaaagaagaagaagagtcAGAAAGGATGCAGATTCAAGCGGTACCGGGCTTGATGACGCTCTTGGACGTCGCTCTGTATCGAACAGTAGAAGGACAGCTGACGGCAACGATCCACGCTAGCCACCAAATTCTGGAAGCCTGGCTGGATGTGAAGCGGCAGGCGGTTACGGTTCTCCAGGCACTTCGCAAAGAACTCGACCTCAACGCGACGCGTAGAATCCAGCTGGATGGATTCGCCCGCACCGCGCTGGATGCGGCCTGTGACGCCGTGGAGCGTTTGACGACGGACAAACTCGCCCAAACAGCAAACTTAAGCGATCCTTTTCCGCAACAGGGCACCTCTGGAAATGCGGGCAGTGGAATAAATCATCATTACTCGCATAGTATCAGTGCAAACCTTAGTCATCTCGACGAGTCTTCGCGGAATGACACCGGCCGCCGAATACCAATGCGTCAAAGAGGGAAAGACTGCTGGGAATCACCGCGTTTGCATTGCCCGGACTATGTGTGGGCCGAAGACTTCTCGCAGGCTTGTCATCGACTAATCAAACATTTATACAAACATCCCTTTCTCGGTGACGATCCGGTCGAGACGTCGACCGTGTTAGCCAACGCACCCCGGAAATCTTTTTTGATGTCAGCCGACACCGAACACGAGGCACAGATCCTGGTTCGGCTACTTAAAACCGATATTCCGGTACGACTGTACCAATTCCGTGCCTCCATGGAAGCCGATTCTGTTGTTTCAAAGCGTCTCTATCTTGTCAAGTGTGAATATCGTGCCCCGTTCCGAGCGTTTCTGGAAGCCCACCAATCGGTCCAGCGCGCTCCCAGCTTGGAACTAGTGGGTGAATACACTTCGGGATCAAACCGAAAAGTAGCCACTCGCCGTGAGGAAGCCAAAGAAAGACTTTCCAAACTGTTGGAAACGCCTTGCTTAGTGAAATCGCTTGCGCTGGAGCAAGAGATTGAAAACTCTGAATTGGAGATCGCCAAAATTCTTTACCCTTTTTGCGAATTGGCGCGTTACGTTGAACACAAAAACGCGCGACTAAGGTCAACATCAGGTCTTGTTGACGAAGACAACGTCATCGAGCTGCAAGATCTTCTTCGCAGGCTAAAGGGGTTGCTGTGTCGTCGAACGACACTATCCACAGAGACATCAGCTGGTATTCGTCCCCTCCTTTTAGATCTGCAATGTCTGCCACGTGACGAAGACGGATTTACTCCCTATCAGACTCCAACGGCTGAGCGGGTCGCCCAACGAGCAACGGAACTTGTGAACGAGCTGCAGATCTTGTCGAAGATATCGCAGAAGCGCCACGTCTTTGCCACGGAAGGCAAACATGAACTGGATTTGCGGCCATCAATATCGCGGGGATGCAATGATTTGGACGGGGAACTCTTGCACGCTCTTATCGTCGATTGGTTTTCCATGGTACATCGGCAACATGAAGTGATTGGTGAAACTGATTTTCAAGAATTAGCAGAAAAATTGCGACATGCGGAAATGCAGATGAGTCTCGCTGTTGCCACGAACCAGTCGTTGGCTGCCGTACGGGATCGTCTCAACTTAATACACAAAGATCGGGAAATGAAGTTCCAAGTCCTTAAGGAGACTCTGGAAGATCTTTCCTTACGTGAAATGAATCTCGACATCGAAGTCTCCTCGCCCGATAGGCACAGAATGCTGTCTCTCCAGCCGACCTCAGCATTGGGTGTGTTTGGACAAGCTATGCAGCTTGCTGGTGAAGCGCTTCCAATTGGATGA